The proteins below are encoded in one region of Candidatus Zixiibacteriota bacterium:
- a CDS encoding T9SS type A sorting domain-containing protein: MRILLLTFLTVMLMSFGVTQAADSVAIALYNVTDGAYVTNGSTIYAEDGDGNPNLYRVEMSLENDVILGGMSLGLVFKGDAELNINWEPQVGGWDSTGNNGGFVTVEGSSRFDPSPTGSFDMGGFLIAQVSTDSLAPDSVLPGGAAMWNGIPAGAMEHMINYYFSLNVPGGATVVFTVDSTKIGASGDWTYVTLGGSTFDAAFSGAIEVTVEQSTSSAAGDNPAIAYTYGLEQNYPNPFNPVTRINYSLARKSNVDIAVFNILGQRVNTLMSGEVEAGPGFVEWHGDDDSGQEVASGIYFYKMVTDEFVETRKMVLMR; this comes from the coding sequence ATGAGAATTTTACTGTTAACGTTTTTAACCGTTATGTTAATGTCGTTTGGCGTTACTCAGGCGGCTGATTCGGTTGCGATTGCTTTATATAATGTTACCGACGGCGCCTATGTGACCAATGGTTCGACCATTTACGCCGAAGACGGCGACGGTAACCCTAATTTATATCGAGTTGAAATGTCGCTTGAGAATGATGTGATACTGGGCGGCATGTCCCTCGGCCTGGTTTTCAAGGGCGACGCGGAATTGAATATCAACTGGGAACCGCAAGTAGGCGGATGGGATTCTACGGGTAATAATGGCGGATTTGTAACGGTTGAGGGTTCCAGTCGTTTTGATCCTTCCCCGACAGGATCGTTTGATATGGGAGGATTTCTTATTGCCCAGGTCAGCACCGATTCTCTTGCTCCGGATTCTGTTTTGCCGGGTGGAGCTGCCATGTGGAATGGTATTCCCGCAGGCGCCATGGAGCACATGATTAATTATTATTTTTCTCTTAATGTTCCCGGAGGCGCTACGGTTGTATTTACTGTTGACTCAACCAAAATCGGCGCCAGCGGCGACTGGACTTATGTGACTCTAGGGGGGTCGACTTTCGATGCGGCATTTAGCGGCGCCATTGAAGTTACGGTCGAGCAGTCTACAAGTAGTGCGGCCGGTGATAATCCTGCCATCGCCTACACCTATGGTTTAGAGCAGAATTATCCGAATCCATTTAACCCGGTGACTCGCATTAATTATTCATTAGCCCGCAAGAGCAATGTTGATATCGCTGTTTTCAATATTCTGGGTCAGAGAGTCAATACCCTGATGAGCGGTGAAGTCGAAGCCGGTCCCGGTTTTGTCGAATGGCATGGCGATGACGACAGTGGTCAGGAAGTCGCGTCCGGTATTTACTTCTACAAAATGGTCACCGATGAATTTGTAGAAACCCGTAAAATGGTTTTGATGCGATAA